From Streptomyces sp. NBC_00775, one genomic window encodes:
- a CDS encoding response regulator transcription factor: MSGDLGRVLVVDDDAAIRRSLERGLRLGGFTVDLADGGRPALAVARRTPPDAIVLDISMPDLSGIDVCRTLRGENNDVPVLMLSALDETADRIAGLQAGGDDYLVKPFALQELVLRLQALLRRRPPRDTDTVRVGGLLLDPAARRVMLDGNPVDLTRREFELLHVLARNAGLVLSRDQLLDRVWGYDFDVRTDAVDTFVSYLRRKLETSGRSRIIQTVRGVGFVLRDDSAGSGR, encoded by the coding sequence ATGAGCGGAGACCTGGGCCGTGTCCTGGTCGTCGACGACGACGCGGCGATACGCCGTTCGCTGGAACGCGGTCTGCGGCTCGGCGGGTTCACCGTGGACCTCGCCGACGGCGGCCGCCCGGCACTGGCCGTGGCCCGGCGGACGCCACCGGACGCGATCGTGCTGGACATCTCCATGCCGGACCTCAGCGGCATAGACGTGTGCCGGACGCTGCGCGGCGAGAACAACGACGTACCCGTCCTGATGCTCTCCGCGCTCGACGAGACCGCCGACCGGATCGCGGGACTGCAAGCCGGCGGTGACGACTACCTGGTCAAGCCCTTCGCCCTGCAGGAGCTGGTCCTGCGCCTGCAGGCGCTGTTGCGGCGCCGGCCTCCGCGGGACACCGACACCGTACGGGTCGGCGGGCTGCTGCTGGATCCCGCGGCCCGCCGGGTGATGCTCGACGGGAACCCCGTGGACCTGACGCGGCGCGAGTTCGAGCTTCTCCATGTCCTCGCGCGCAATGCCGGTCTCGTGCTGAGCCGCGACCAGCTCCTCGACCGCGTCTGGGGGTACGACTTCGATGTGCGCACCGACGCGGTGGACACCTTCGTGAGCTACCTGCGGCGCAAACTGGAGACATCGGGCCGCTCCCGGATCATCCAGACGGTACGGGGAGTGGGCTTCGTTCTGCGGGACGACAGTGCGGGTTCCGGGCGATGA
- a CDS encoding M1 family aminopeptidase, translating into MRPTPHRALAAGALALVASAGVLLPVTPAAAAPTAAPLAAACTPAQVVTNGGFESGTSPWTQSSTSVITNRTGQTAHGGSSFAWLDGVGSTHTDTLSQSVTIPSGCSSATLTFWLHIDTTETTSSTAYDKLTAKIGSTTLATYSNLNKATGYVQKSFDVSSFAGQTVSVAFTGTEDSSLQTSFVLDDIALNTSGDTTPPADSTRTPAAPSYTVSLSSNTSGTVWTGHESVTFTNASSTALSEVYLRLWDNYHGTCSAMPIAVSNVTGGTAGALSVGCTAQQIALPTPLAQGQSATIGFDLGITVPSGADRFGYDGAFSMIGNALPVLAVKDGSGWHLDPYTNNGESFYSLAADFKVTLDHPTTLLVPATGASVDTPGSSGRTVTTATASKVRDFAWAAGPFTKISGTSTAGTPINIYSVSGISASDAQSMLTTAKTAVDAHAGRFGAYPYGELDAVIDNNYWFGGMEYPGFVLDLVSTTALTHEIGHQWFYGIVGDDEYNSPWLDEAFTDYATDLALNKTGTSCWNSVSWASTAEKITNSMAYWDAHSSRYSTVVYGYGKCALHDLRRVLGDTVVAKLLKDYATSHWYGVSTTAEFKAAAQAATTTDLTSFWTTHRIEG; encoded by the coding sequence GTGAGACCAACCCCCCACAGGGCCCTCGCGGCGGGCGCACTCGCCCTCGTCGCGTCGGCCGGAGTCCTGCTCCCCGTCACCCCGGCGGCGGCAGCACCGACCGCGGCGCCACTGGCCGCCGCCTGCACCCCGGCCCAGGTGGTCACCAACGGCGGTTTCGAGAGCGGCACTTCGCCCTGGACCCAGTCGTCGACCAGTGTGATCACCAACCGCACCGGCCAGACCGCCCATGGCGGCAGCAGCTTCGCCTGGCTGGACGGTGTCGGCAGCACACACACCGACACCCTTTCGCAGAGCGTCACGATCCCCTCCGGGTGCAGCAGCGCCACGCTCACCTTCTGGCTGCACATCGACACCACCGAGACGACCTCGTCCACCGCGTACGACAAACTGACGGCGAAGATCGGCAGTACGACGCTGGCGACGTACTCGAACCTCAACAAGGCCACCGGCTACGTACAGAAGTCGTTCGACGTGTCGTCGTTCGCGGGCCAGACCGTGAGCGTCGCCTTCACCGGCACGGAGGACTCCAGCCTCCAGACGAGCTTCGTCCTCGACGACATCGCGCTCAACACCTCGGGTGACACGACCCCGCCCGCGGACTCGACGCGCACGCCGGCTGCGCCGTCGTACACCGTCAGTCTGAGCAGCAACACCAGCGGCACCGTCTGGACCGGCCACGAGAGCGTGACCTTCACCAACGCCTCCTCCACCGCGCTCAGCGAGGTGTACCTGAGGCTGTGGGACAACTACCACGGCACCTGCTCCGCGATGCCGATCGCGGTCAGCAACGTCACCGGCGGCACCGCGGGCGCTCTGTCGGTCGGCTGCACGGCCCAGCAGATCGCCCTGCCGACCCCGCTGGCACAGGGCCAGAGCGCCACCATCGGCTTCGACCTGGGCATCACCGTCCCGAGCGGCGCCGACCGGTTCGGCTACGACGGGGCGTTCAGCATGATCGGCAACGCCCTGCCCGTGCTCGCGGTCAAGGACGGGTCCGGCTGGCATCTGGACCCGTACACGAACAACGGCGAGTCGTTCTACTCCCTGGCCGCCGACTTCAAGGTGACCCTCGACCACCCGACCACCCTGCTGGTGCCCGCCACCGGCGCCTCGGTGGACACCCCCGGCTCCAGCGGACGCACGGTCACCACGGCCACCGCCTCCAAGGTGCGTGACTTCGCCTGGGCGGCGGGCCCGTTCACCAAGATCTCGGGTACGTCGACGGCGGGCACCCCGATCAACATCTACTCCGTCTCGGGCATCAGCGCCTCCGACGCCCAGTCGATGCTCACCACCGCGAAGACCGCCGTGGACGCCCACGCGGGACGCTTCGGCGCCTACCCGTACGGCGAGCTGGACGCGGTGATCGACAACAACTACTGGTTCGGCGGCATGGAGTACCCCGGGTTCGTCCTCGACCTGGTCAGCACCACGGCGCTCACCCACGAGATCGGCCACCAGTGGTTCTACGGGATCGTCGGCGACGACGAGTACAACAGCCCCTGGCTCGATGAGGCGTTCACCGACTACGCCACCGATCTGGCGCTGAACAAGACCGGCACGAGCTGCTGGAACAGCGTCTCGTGGGCCTCGACGGCGGAGAAGATCACCAACTCGATGGCGTACTGGGACGCCCACTCGTCCCGCTACTCCACCGTCGTCTACGGCTACGGCAAGTGCGCGCTGCACGATCTGCGGCGCGTACTCGGCGACACCGTCGTGGCCAAACTCCTGAAGGACTACGCCACTTCGCACTGGTACGGCGTCTCCACCACGGCCGAGTTCAAGGCGGCCGCCCAGGCCGCCACGACCACGGACCTGACGTCGTTCTGGACGACCCACCGCATCGAGGGCTGA
- a CDS encoding sensor histidine kinase translates to MRLSTRIALAVGASVPVLVLATGWLLLRLVAADLHDQQDAHLRERATAVAKDARGLLRASAADRSAAVEQARERRLFTSALDVGVRLIGPEETFTGGPQPDQEVSLPQSAPVPVTLRAGGRSWRVLSTRVTGARPGVRGTLWLFAPDTAGEAQLRLVRRRVVTVALLAAPLSGLLAGAVASRASRPLRRLRDSASGLDPRSSTARLDHAPTRIAEVDDLAHTLQTVLTRYDEQAARTAEALATARSFASAASHELRTPLMSMQTNLEILTEHPELPGPDRDETLGDLRREHARLLGLLVMLRELGRGDLVEADAFGPVDLTDVVEASAGDQVRRHPLARISRDCPPGLRVHGWEPGLRTVVDNLLANALVHGCEDGRPARVDVTLRASGGHAILVVDDQGPGIPPDRRAEVFERFKRRADSPGSGLGLTLVAQQIDLHRGRIRVVDPPTGPGTRIEVTLPLLDGAAGTETTLPLQRNWMISTAGRPQEFHKEDS, encoded by the coding sequence ATGAGGCTGTCCACGCGGATCGCCCTGGCCGTCGGGGCCAGCGTGCCCGTACTGGTTCTGGCCACCGGCTGGCTGCTGCTGCGGCTGGTGGCGGCGGATCTGCACGACCAGCAGGACGCTCACCTGCGCGAGCGCGCCACGGCCGTGGCCAAGGACGCCCGTGGGCTGCTGCGGGCGAGCGCCGCCGACCGGTCGGCGGCGGTGGAACAGGCCCGCGAGCGGCGGCTGTTCACCTCCGCCCTGGACGTCGGCGTACGGCTGATCGGTCCCGAGGAGACCTTCACCGGCGGCCCGCAACCGGACCAGGAGGTGTCGCTGCCCCAGAGCGCGCCGGTCCCGGTCACGCTGCGGGCCGGCGGCCGGAGCTGGCGGGTGCTGTCGACGCGGGTCACCGGCGCTCGGCCCGGCGTCCGCGGCACGCTCTGGCTGTTCGCGCCGGACACGGCGGGTGAGGCGCAGCTGCGTCTGGTCCGCAGACGCGTGGTGACCGTCGCGCTGCTCGCCGCGCCGCTGTCCGGGCTGCTCGCCGGGGCCGTCGCCTCGCGTGCGAGCCGTCCGCTGCGCCGCCTGCGCGACAGCGCGAGCGGCCTGGACCCGCGCAGCAGCACCGCCCGGCTGGACCACGCGCCGACCAGGATCGCCGAGGTCGACGATCTCGCGCACACCCTCCAGACGGTCCTGACCCGCTATGACGAGCAGGCCGCCAGAACCGCCGAAGCACTCGCCACGGCCCGTTCCTTCGCCTCGGCCGCCTCGCACGAACTGCGCACTCCGTTGATGAGCATGCAGACCAACCTGGAGATCCTCACCGAACATCCGGAGCTTCCCGGGCCCGACCGCGACGAAACCCTGGGCGACCTTCGCCGCGAACACGCCCGACTGCTGGGGCTGTTGGTGATGCTGCGCGAGCTCGGTCGCGGCGATCTGGTCGAGGCGGACGCCTTTGGCCCGGTGGACCTGACGGACGTCGTCGAGGCGAGCGCGGGGGACCAAGTGCGACGCCATCCGCTCGCACGGATCTCCAGAGACTGCCCGCCCGGTCTGCGTGTCCACGGCTGGGAGCCCGGGCTGCGCACGGTCGTGGACAACCTCCTCGCCAACGCGCTCGTGCACGGCTGTGAGGACGGTCGGCCCGCGCGGGTCGACGTCACGCTGCGCGCGAGCGGCGGCCACGCGATCCTCGTCGTCGACGACCAAGGTCCGGGCATCCCGCCCGATCGTCGCGCCGAGGTCTTCGAACGCTTCAAGCGCCGCGCGGACAGCCCGGGTTCCGGCCTCGGACTCACCCTCGTCGCCCAGCAGATCGACCTGCACCGGGGCCGCATCCGTGTCGTTGACCCGCCGACAGGGCCGGGCACCAGGATCGAGGTCACCCTGCCGCTCCTCGACGGCGCGGCCGGCACGGAAACGACGCTTCCCCTCCAGCGCAACTGGATGATCTCGACCGCGGGCAGGCCACAAGAATTCCACAAAGAAGACTCCTAA